The Carassius auratus strain Wakin chromosome 27, ASM336829v1, whole genome shotgun sequence genome includes a region encoding these proteins:
- the LOC113046431 gene encoding phospholipid scramblase 1 produces MCTEFKYYTVKTFFSAAGYSPPQDPMVMSVPDRPLGCPPGLEYLAQVDQLLVHQKIELMEVLTGWETNNQYVVKNSLGQQVFFAAEESNFCTRMMCGPLRSFLLHIQDNMGQEVMTLSRPLKCSSCCFPCCLQELEVQSPPGSPIGYVIQSWHPFFPKFTIQNERKEPVLKIVGPFCDCKCCSDVNFEVMSLDESSVIGRISKQWSGFEAEAFTDADNFGLQFPVDLDVKIKAVILGACFLIDFMYFEHTQKQE; encoded by the exons ATGTGTACAGAGTTCAAGTACTATACTGTAAAAACGTTCTTCTCTGCTGCAGGTTATAGCCCACCTCAGGACCCGATGGTCATGTCAGTCCCAGACAGACCTCTGGGCTGTCCACCAGGTTTGGAGTACCTGGCCCAG GTTGACCAGCTTCTAGTTCATCAGAAAATTGAATTAATGGAAG TTCTCACGGGATGGGAGACCAATAATCAATATGTTGTGAAAAATAGTTTAGGACAGCAGGTGTTTTTTGCTGCTGAGGAGAGCAATTTTTGTACTCGCATGATGTGTGGACCACTGCGTTCGTTCCTGCTTCATATCCAGGATAACATGGGACAGGAAGTGATGACTTTATCCCGCCCGCTCAAATGCAGTAGTTGTTGCTTTCCTTGCTGTCTGCAAGAG CTGGAGGTCCAGAGCCCCCCGGGGAGCCCTATTGGTTATGTAATACAAAGCTGGCATCCTTTCTTCCCGAAATTCACCATCCAGAATGAGAGAAAAGAGCCTGTTCTGAAGATTGTGGGGCCATTCTGTGACTGCAAATGTTGTTCTGATGTTAATTTTGAG GTGATGTCACTGGATGAATCATCAGTGATTGGTCGGATTAGTAAACAGTGGTCAGGATTTGAAGCAGAAGCGTTTACTGATGCAGACAACTTTGGCTTACAGTTTCCAGTGGATTTGGATGTGaaaataaaagcagtaatattaggAGCCTGCTTTCTTAtt GATTTCATGTATTTTGAGCACACTCAAAAACAAGAATGA